From the Sandaracinaceae bacterium genome, one window contains:
- a CDS encoding acyl-CoA dehydrogenase family protein — protein sequence MDFNLSEETRLFRDSFVQWVERELKPLEEKHRITLDQPIPEDIVKRVRRESAELGFWAHHMPEEVGGGGMSEVDGIILREACGATGSVLAALALAGPEGPSPMHLVFNAAQREKYLKPLIAAETTCCFMLSEPGAGSDAQNISTKAEKRGDKWVLNGVKHFISNGHKADWGVVFALNDADKRARGGISAFIIERDQWKVGRIHEGMAGFEGQAEVVLEDVEVSPENVVGREGYGFAEAMRFLGAGRLHIAAGAVGVAQFLLNMGADYAGQRQSFGKPIASYQGIQWMLADSATEIYAARNMIYHCAWLIDQGKDAAKEMSMCKLFATEMVNQVCDRVLQIHGGMGWMKETRTEGFYRSLRVLRIVEGTSEIQRMMIARAVLGEVARRG from the coding sequence ATGGACTTCAACCTCAGTGAAGAGACGCGCCTTTTTCGAGACTCCTTCGTGCAGTGGGTGGAGCGCGAGCTCAAGCCTCTCGAGGAGAAGCACCGCATCACGCTGGACCAGCCGATCCCGGAAGACATCGTGAAGCGCGTGCGGCGCGAGTCGGCGGAGCTGGGTTTCTGGGCGCACCACATGCCCGAAGAGGTGGGCGGTGGCGGCATGAGCGAGGTGGACGGCATCATCTTGCGCGAGGCCTGCGGCGCGACCGGATCGGTGCTGGCGGCGCTGGCGCTGGCGGGGCCCGAGGGGCCGTCGCCCATGCACCTGGTGTTCAACGCGGCACAGCGTGAGAAGTACTTGAAGCCCCTGATCGCGGCGGAGACCACCTGCTGCTTCATGCTCAGCGAGCCGGGCGCGGGCTCGGACGCGCAGAACATCTCCACCAAAGCCGAGAAGCGCGGTGACAAGTGGGTGCTGAACGGGGTTAAGCACTTCATCTCCAACGGGCACAAGGCCGACTGGGGCGTGGTGTTCGCGCTCAACGACGCCGACAAGCGCGCGCGAGGCGGCATCAGCGCGTTCATCATCGAGCGTGATCAGTGGAAGGTGGGGCGCATCCACGAGGGCATGGCCGGCTTCGAGGGCCAGGCCGAGGTGGTGCTGGAAGACGTGGAGGTGAGTCCGGAGAACGTGGTGGGCCGCGAGGGCTACGGCTTCGCGGAGGCCATGCGCTTCCTGGGCGCGGGGCGCCTGCACATCGCGGCGGGGGCCGTGGGCGTGGCGCAGTTCCTCCTGAACATGGGCGCCGACTACGCGGGGCAGCGCCAGTCGTTCGGCAAGCCCATCGCCTCGTATCAGGGCATCCAGTGGATGTTGGCGGACTCAGCCACCGAGATCTACGCGGCGCGCAACATGATCTACCACTGCGCGTGGCTCATCGACCAAGGCAAGGACGCCGCCAAGGAGATGAGCATGTGCAAGCTGTTCGCCACGGAGATGGTCAACCAGGTGTGCGACCGCGTGCTGCAGATCCACGGCGGCATGGGCTGGATGAAGGAGACCCGCACCGAGGGCTTCTACCGCTCGCTGCGCGTGCTGCGCATCGTGGAGGGCACCAGCGAGATCCAGCGCATGATGATCGCGCGCGCCGTGCTCGGCGAGGTGGCTCGCCGCGGCTGA
- a CDS encoding DUF444 family protein: MSLKIDQDHTRFRKIVRGKIRENLRQYISKGEMLGKQGKDVVSIPVPHIDIPRFRFGGKQQGGVGQGEGDAGDPIGGEPGEGDGKGKAGSDPGQHAIEVELTLEELADLLGEELALPRIEPKGKSAIVDQKERYVGIRRVGPNSLRHFKRTFRSALSRQIALGSYDPARPVIIPTRDDMRYRSWKTDNQPVTNAVLIYMMDVSGSMGDEQKEIVRIESFWIDTWLRRQYKGIETRFIIHDAAAREVDRDTFFRTRESGGTMISSAYKLCASIIENDYPTSEWNIYPFHFSDGDNWSAEDTLGCVEILKNRIIPASNVFCYGQVDSPYGSGQFIKDLRQHFGGNDGVIVSEIANRDRIVESIRDFLGKGK, encoded by the coding sequence GTGTCCCTCAAGATCGATCAGGACCACACTCGGTTTCGGAAGATCGTCCGCGGGAAGATTCGCGAGAACCTGCGCCAGTACATCTCGAAGGGCGAGATGCTGGGCAAGCAGGGGAAGGACGTCGTGTCCATCCCCGTCCCGCACATCGACATCCCGCGCTTTCGCTTCGGTGGGAAGCAGCAAGGCGGTGTCGGGCAGGGCGAAGGCGACGCGGGCGACCCCATCGGCGGCGAGCCCGGCGAAGGCGACGGGAAGGGCAAGGCTGGCAGCGACCCGGGGCAGCACGCCATCGAGGTGGAGCTCACGCTCGAAGAGCTGGCCGACTTGCTGGGCGAAGAGCTCGCGCTCCCGCGCATCGAGCCCAAGGGCAAGAGCGCCATCGTGGACCAGAAGGAGCGCTACGTGGGCATCCGCCGCGTGGGGCCCAACTCGCTGCGGCACTTCAAGCGCACGTTCCGCAGCGCCCTCAGCCGGCAGATCGCCCTCGGCAGCTACGACCCCGCGCGGCCGGTCATCATCCCCACGCGCGACGACATGCGCTACCGCTCCTGGAAGACCGACAACCAGCCGGTCACCAACGCGGTGCTCATCTACATGATGGACGTGTCGGGCTCCATGGGCGACGAGCAGAAGGAGATCGTGCGCATCGAGTCCTTCTGGATCGACACGTGGCTGCGCCGTCAGTACAAGGGCATCGAGACGCGCTTCATCATCCACGACGCCGCGGCGCGCGAGGTGGACCGCGACACGTTCTTCCGCACGCGGGAGTCGGGCGGCACCATGATCTCGAGCGCGTACAAGCTGTGCGCCAGCATCATCGAGAACGACTACCCCACCAGCGAGTGGAACATCTATCCGTTCCACTTCTCGGACGGCGACAACTGGAGCGCCGAGGACACGCTGGGCTGCGTGGAGATCCTCAAGAACCGCATCATCCCAGCCAGCAACGTGTTCTGCTACGGGCAGGTGGACAGCCCCTACGGCTCGGGCCAGTTCATCAAGGACCTGCGGCAGCACTTCGGCGGGAACGACGGTGTGATCGTCAGCGAGATCGCCAACCGCGACCGCATCGTGGAGTCCATCCGCGACTTCCTCGGGAAGGGCAAGTGA
- a CDS encoding SpoVR family protein, with translation MSYVFQTELPRDLREHQQSIAKHAADFGLDFYPTLFEVLPYDRMNEIAAYGGFPTRYPHWRFGMEYERLSKSHEYGLSKIYEMVINNTPAVAYLLEGNTLVDQKLVMAHVYGHVDFFKNNFAFAVTNQGRDPKDGADVRKWVDTLANHGAIVRKWTRRLGAETVESFIDACLSLENLIDPQRPFLPTATHVAPSDLGGAEADDAALMEPHLLPVHRDYMKGFINPEEFVQAQRDKLTAERDQKRKTPESPERDVLGFLLEHAPLQPWERDVLSVVRREAYYFLPQMQTKIMNEGWATYWHSRLMTERVADGNEIVDYAERTASVLATSKGNINPYKLGIELYRNIVSRWDRGQFGKEWDECDDYDERRHWDRRVGQGQKKIFEVRSLYNDVTFVDEFLTEDFVADQQLFTFGWNRRNDRYEVQTREFETVKSQLLAQLTNAGNPIISVLDSNHDNRGELLLQHDHHGVDLKLEWVREVMKALHRVWRRPVELHTVVEKKPSALRWDGTAYVQRALGKAV, from the coding sequence ATGAGTTACGTCTTCCAGACGGAGCTGCCGCGCGACCTGCGCGAGCACCAACAGAGCATCGCCAAGCACGCCGCCGACTTCGGGCTCGACTTCTACCCCACGCTGTTCGAGGTGCTGCCCTACGACCGCATGAACGAGATCGCGGCGTACGGCGGCTTCCCCACGCGCTACCCGCACTGGCGCTTCGGCATGGAGTACGAGCGCCTCAGCAAGAGCCACGAGTACGGTCTGTCGAAGATCTACGAGATGGTCATCAACAACACGCCGGCCGTGGCCTACCTGCTCGAGGGCAACACCCTCGTGGATCAGAAGCTGGTGATGGCGCACGTGTACGGGCACGTGGACTTCTTCAAGAACAACTTCGCCTTCGCGGTCACCAACCAGGGTCGCGACCCGAAGGACGGCGCCGACGTGCGCAAGTGGGTGGACACGCTGGCCAACCACGGCGCCATCGTGCGCAAGTGGACGCGGCGCCTGGGCGCCGAGACGGTGGAGTCGTTCATCGACGCGTGCCTGAGCCTCGAGAACCTGATCGACCCGCAGCGGCCCTTCCTGCCCACGGCCACGCACGTGGCGCCCAGCGACCTCGGCGGGGCCGAGGCCGACGACGCCGCGCTCATGGAGCCGCACCTGCTGCCGGTGCATCGCGACTACATGAAGGGCTTCATCAACCCCGAGGAGTTCGTGCAGGCTCAGCGCGACAAGCTCACGGCGGAGCGCGACCAGAAGCGCAAGACGCCCGAGTCGCCCGAGCGCGACGTGCTGGGCTTCTTGCTCGAGCACGCGCCGCTGCAGCCGTGGGAGCGCGACGTGCTGAGCGTGGTGCGGCGCGAGGCCTACTACTTCCTGCCGCAGATGCAGACCAAGATCATGAACGAGGGCTGGGCCACCTACTGGCACAGCCGGCTCATGACGGAGCGCGTGGCCGACGGGAACGAGATCGTGGACTACGCGGAGCGCACCGCGTCGGTGCTGGCCACCTCGAAGGGCAACATCAACCCCTACAAGCTGGGCATCGAGCTGTACCGCAACATCGTGTCGCGCTGGGACCGCGGGCAGTTCGGCAAAGAGTGGGACGAGTGCGACGACTACGACGAGCGGCGGCACTGGGACCGCCGCGTGGGGCAAGGGCAGAAGAAGATCTTCGAGGTGCGCTCGCTGTACAACGACGTCACCTTCGTGGACGAGTTCCTCACCGAGGACTTCGTGGCCGACCAGCAGCTCTTCACCTTCGGGTGGAACCGGCGCAACGACCGCTACGAGGTGCAGACGCGCGAGTTCGAGACCGTGAAGTCGCAGCTGCTGGCGCAGCTGACCAACGCGGGCAACCCCATCATCAGCGTGCTGGACAGCAACCACGACAACCGCGGCGAGCTGCTGCTGCAGCACGACCACCACGGCGTGGACCTGAAGCTCGAGTGGGTGCGCGAGGTCATGAAGGCGCTGCACCGCGTGTGGCGGAGGCCCGTGGAGCTGCACACCGTGGTGGAGAAGAAGCCGAGCGCGCTGCGCTGGGACGGCACGGCCTACGTGCAGCGGGCGCTGGGCAAGGCGGTCTGA
- the ychF gene encoding redox-regulated ATPase YchF encodes MALSVGIVGLPNVGKSTLFNALSEKQQAEAANYPFCTIDPNVGVVDVPDPRMVTLTQYFKPQKIIPATVEFVDIAGLVKGASKGEGRGNAFLTNIRDCDAIAHVVRCFEDPNVVHVDGRVNPLADIETIETELILKDLESVTKRLDKARKASRGGDANEKRMVTVCEALEAALDKGQPANTVPFDSVDDVRACKELGLITRKPMFFVCNVKEEQLSKMDTDPLVAQVRALGEKRGVPVVVISAAIEAEIMQLPEEDRADFLASLELPEPGLHTLIRTGYSMLDMITYFTCGEKEVRAWTISRGTKAPGAAGKIHTDFERGFIRAEVMAYEAIEEHKSEAAVKAAGKLRLEGKEYVVVDGDVMHFRFNV; translated from the coding sequence GTGGCTCTTTCAGTAGGAATCGTCGGGCTGCCGAACGTCGGCAAGTCCACCCTCTTCAACGCTCTGTCCGAGAAGCAGCAGGCCGAGGCTGCGAACTATCCGTTCTGCACCATCGACCCGAACGTGGGCGTGGTGGACGTGCCGGACCCGCGGATGGTCACGCTGACGCAGTACTTCAAGCCGCAGAAGATCATCCCGGCCACGGTCGAGTTCGTGGACATCGCGGGCCTGGTGAAGGGCGCCAGCAAGGGCGAGGGGCGCGGCAACGCATTCCTCACCAACATCCGGGACTGCGACGCCATCGCGCACGTGGTGCGCTGCTTCGAGGACCCGAACGTGGTGCACGTGGACGGGCGCGTGAACCCGCTCGCGGACATCGAGACCATCGAGACCGAGCTCATCCTCAAGGACCTCGAGAGCGTCACCAAGCGCCTGGACAAGGCCCGCAAGGCGTCGCGCGGCGGTGACGCCAACGAGAAGCGCATGGTGACGGTGTGCGAGGCGCTCGAGGCCGCGCTCGACAAGGGGCAGCCCGCCAACACCGTGCCGTTCGACTCCGTGGACGACGTGCGCGCCTGCAAGGAGCTCGGGCTGATCACGCGCAAGCCCATGTTCTTCGTGTGCAACGTGAAGGAAGAGCAGCTCAGCAAGATGGACACCGACCCGCTGGTGGCCCAGGTGCGCGCGTTGGGTGAGAAGCGTGGCGTGCCCGTGGTGGTCATCAGCGCCGCCATCGAGGCCGAGATCATGCAGCTCCCCGAGGAGGACCGCGCGGACTTCCTGGCCAGCCTCGAGCTGCCCGAGCCGGGCCTGCACACGCTCATCCGCACCGGTTACTCCATGCTGGACATGATCACGTACTTCACCTGCGGCGAGAAGGAAGTGCGCGCCTGGACCATCAGCCGCGGCACCAAGGCGCCCGGCGCGGCCGGCAAGATCCACACCGACTTCGAGCGCGGCTTCATCCGCGCCGAGGTCATGGCCTACGAGGCCATCGAGGAGCACAAGTCCGAGGCGGCCGTGAAGGCAGCTGGCAAGCTGCGCCTCGAGGGCAAGGAGTACGTCGTCGTCGACGGCGACGTGATGCACTTCCGGTTCAACGTCTGA
- a CDS encoding DNA translocase FtsK 4TM domain-containing protein, with translation MLGIFAATWALLMGLSLWSYDAAGGDNLVGPVGTGLASALATAFGVAAWLLPIELGLAARRLFSGRRGLLGAATIASTLVIVFIGCALLHLAMPSEQVFGGHLPGGRIGEVLGEVLRSLFGFAGAVVLGVAILLVTLVLRTPVSVVDAARMLTSALREGYGRVSDAIRAVAEAWREAKALEAEEHAAQRALLEPKVITAGAPATAEPAAGPDTRDEGLSSVWDDEDLEEARVSGAALGARPSGAAHVVYDDEEEHDEVFDEDEDEDADSLELAADADVEDDDSAVEDDDEAGMTVVSPLIPAAVTPKRSLAQVASVPKIVVPEHMRREVIERERVPTVRAARGEFELPGTDLLDEPSTEEVQQDPADLKRLAELLVRTLDAYKIKGRVDEIHPGPVVTMYEFEPESGTKVSKIRGLADDLAMALAVEKVRIVAPIPGKARVGFELPNTIRQTVSLREILELREWQDHKGHLPVAFGKDIAGKPVYGDLSKMPHLLVAGATGAGKSVGLNVMLVSLLAKKTPEEVRMLMIDPKVVELAVFDGIPHMLLPVVTDMSKAALALKWAVDEMERRYQLFADVGSKNIITFNRKVERVIAGELPPDKFQPRRVGKVTAQGINGEEVLMDPDDDEVPDALDAMPEKLPYIVVVVDEFADLMMVAAKDVETCIARLAQKARAAGIHVILATQRPSVDVITGMIKANFPCRIAFKVSSQPDSKTILNRQGAEHLLGRGDMLMIPPGSSDLQRVHSAFIDEHEVEKICDHLREQGKPTYDENILKPRDDEEGMPASESDDPLYDKAVAVVAEEGTCSISRLQRKLKVGYNKAASLVEMMEQHGIVGPPNGKAGGRREVLIQAH, from the coding sequence GTGCTCGGCATCTTCGCCGCCACCTGGGCCCTGCTGATGGGCCTCTCGCTGTGGTCGTACGACGCGGCGGGCGGCGACAACCTCGTGGGCCCTGTCGGGACCGGCCTCGCCAGCGCGCTCGCCACCGCGTTCGGTGTCGCGGCGTGGCTGCTCCCCATCGAGCTGGGCCTCGCGGCACGGCGCCTCTTCAGTGGGCGTCGCGGCCTGCTGGGCGCCGCCACCATCGCGTCCACGCTCGTCATCGTGTTCATCGGCTGCGCGCTCTTGCACCTGGCCATGCCCAGCGAGCAGGTCTTCGGCGGTCACCTGCCGGGGGGTCGCATCGGCGAGGTGCTGGGCGAGGTGCTGCGCTCGCTCTTCGGCTTCGCGGGTGCGGTGGTGCTGGGCGTCGCCATCCTGCTGGTCACGCTGGTGCTGCGTACCCCCGTCTCGGTGGTGGATGCGGCGCGCATGCTGACTTCCGCCTTGCGTGAGGGCTACGGCCGCGTGAGCGACGCCATCCGAGCCGTGGCCGAGGCCTGGCGCGAGGCGAAAGCGCTCGAGGCCGAGGAGCACGCTGCACAGCGCGCGCTGTTGGAGCCCAAGGTGATCACCGCCGGCGCACCGGCGACCGCCGAGCCCGCAGCGGGGCCGGACACGCGCGATGAGGGCCTCTCCTCGGTGTGGGACGACGAAGACCTCGAAGAGGCGCGCGTGAGTGGTGCCGCGCTCGGTGCCCGCCCCTCCGGCGCGGCCCACGTGGTATACGACGACGAAGAGGAACACGACGAGGTCTTCGACGAGGACGAGGACGAGGACGCCGACTCACTCGAGCTGGCCGCCGACGCCGACGTGGAAGATGACGACAGCGCAGTCGAGGACGACGACGAGGCTGGGATGACCGTGGTCAGCCCGCTCATCCCCGCCGCCGTCACGCCCAAGCGCTCTCTCGCGCAGGTCGCGAGCGTCCCCAAGATCGTGGTGCCGGAGCACATGCGCCGCGAGGTCATCGAGCGCGAGCGAGTGCCCACGGTGCGTGCCGCGCGCGGTGAGTTCGAGCTGCCCGGGACCGACCTCCTGGACGAGCCCTCCACCGAGGAAGTGCAGCAGGATCCTGCAGACCTGAAGCGGCTGGCCGAGCTGCTGGTGAGGACGCTCGACGCGTACAAGATCAAGGGACGTGTGGACGAGATCCACCCGGGTCCCGTGGTGACCATGTACGAGTTCGAGCCCGAGAGCGGCACCAAGGTCAGCAAGATCCGGGGCTTGGCCGACGACCTCGCCATGGCGCTCGCGGTCGAGAAGGTGCGCATCGTGGCGCCCATCCCGGGCAAGGCGCGCGTGGGCTTCGAGCTGCCCAACACCATCCGCCAGACTGTGTCGCTGCGCGAGATCCTCGAGCTGCGCGAGTGGCAGGACCACAAGGGCCACCTGCCCGTGGCGTTCGGCAAGGACATCGCGGGCAAGCCCGTGTACGGCGACCTCAGCAAGATGCCGCACCTCTTGGTGGCCGGCGCCACGGGCGCGGGCAAGAGCGTGGGCCTCAACGTCATGCTGGTGTCGCTGCTGGCGAAGAAGACGCCCGAAGAGGTCCGGATGCTGATGATCGACCCGAAGGTGGTCGAGCTCGCGGTCTTCGACGGCATCCCGCACATGCTGCTGCCGGTGGTCACCGACATGAGCAAGGCCGCACTGGCGCTGAAGTGGGCCGTGGACGAGATGGAGCGGCGCTACCAGCTCTTCGCGGACGTCGGCTCCAAGAACATCATCACGTTCAACCGCAAGGTGGAGCGCGTGATCGCGGGCGAGCTGCCGCCGGACAAGTTCCAGCCGCGGCGCGTGGGCAAGGTCACCGCGCAGGGCATCAACGGCGAAGAAGTGCTCATGGACCCGGACGACGACGAGGTGCCGGACGCGCTCGACGCCATGCCCGAGAAGCTGCCGTACATCGTGGTGGTGGTGGACGAGTTCGCCGACCTCATGATGGTGGCCGCCAAGGACGTGGAGACGTGCATCGCGCGCCTCGCCCAGAAGGCACGCGCCGCGGGCATCCACGTCATCCTCGCCACGCAGCGCCCCAGCGTCGACGTCATCACGGGCATGATCAAGGCCAACTTCCCGTGCCGCATCGCCTTCAAGGTGTCGAGCCAGCCGGACAGCAAGACCATCCTCAACCGCCAGGGCGCCGAGCACCTGCTGGGCCGCGGCGACATGCTGATGATCCCGCCCGGCTCGAGCGACCTCCAGCGTGTGCACTCGGCCTTCATCGACGAGCACGAGGTGGAGAAGATCTGCGACCACCTGCGCGAGCAGGGCAAGCCCACCTACGACGAGAACATCCTCAAGCCGCGCGACGACGAGGAGGGCATGCCCGCCTCCGAGAGCGACGATCCGCTCTACGACAAGGCCGTCGCCGTGGTCGCCGAAGAGGGCACCTGCTCCATCAGCCGCCTCCAGCGCAAGCTCAAGGTGGGCTACAACAAGGCCGCCAGCCTCGTGGAGATGATGGAACAACACGGCATCGTCGGGCCCCCGAACGGGAAGGCCGGCGGACGTCGCGAAGTGCTGATCCAGGCGCACTGA